The proteins below come from a single Panicum hallii strain FIL2 chromosome 7, PHallii_v3.1, whole genome shotgun sequence genomic window:
- the LOC112898990 gene encoding NAC domain-containing protein 105-like, translating to MDAFTHVPPGFRFHPTDEELVDYYLRKKVALRKIDLDVIKDVDLYKIEPWDLQEKCKIGNEEQNEWYFFSHKDKKYPTGTRTNRATTAGFWKATGRDKPIYVKNCLVGMRKTLVFYKGRAPNGQKSDWIMHEYRLETNENGFPHEEGWVVCRVFRKRLATVQRMAGDSPYWFSDHAGFMAPELLGSPRQAAHHQQTTAAMYHRPQSSSSSSYHPCKVELEYHHLLPQEHFLQQLPQLESPNKLPDLIGGQVATTLQPCSLAEEHGAPRYTVPELHAEPIFLPAGDASGTDWRALDKFVASQFISHGDTDTPPKQGSGYSDPAVQVFEQAEEKEEEALEYVSTSASCGGDNVLWK from the exons ATGGACGCTTTCACTCATGTTCCTCCAGGCTTTCGTTTCCACCCTACCGATGAGGAACTCGTTGATTACTACCTTAGGAAAAAGGTAGCACTGAGGAAGATAGACTTGGATGTCATAAAAGATGTGGATCTGTACAAAATTGAACCTTGGGATCTACAAG AAAAATGCAAGATTGGAAACGAAGAGCAGAACGAGTGGTACTTCTTCAGTCACAAGGACAAGAAATACCCTACAGGCACTCGCACCAACAGAGCAACGACGGCCGGTTTCTGGAAGGCCACCGGAAGGGACAAGCCGATCTATGTGAAGAACTGTCTCGTAGGGATGAGGAAGACACTGGTTTTCTACAAGGGCCGGGCGCCCAACGGACAGAAATCAGACTGGATCATGCACGAGTATCGCCTGGAGACCAACGAAAATGGATTTCCACAT GAGGAAGGATGGGTGGTCTGCAGGGTGTTCAGGAAGCGACTCGCCACCGTCCAAAGAATGGCAGGGGACTCACCATACTGGTTCAGCGACCACGCCGGGTTCATGGCGCCGGAGCTGCTCGGCTCACCGAGGCAGGCGGCGCATCACCAGCAGACCACTGCTGCGATGTACCACAGGCCtcagagcagcagcagcagcagctaccaCCCTTGCAAGGTGGAGCTGGAgtaccaccacctcctcccccagGAGCACTTCCTGCAGCAGCTCCCTCAGCTGGAGAGCCCCAACAAGCTCCCGGACCTCATCGGCGGCCAAGTAGCCACCACTCTCCAACCATGCAGCCTTGCAGAGGAGCACGGCGCCCCTCGCTACACCGTGCCGGAGCTTCATGCCGAGCCGATCTTTCTGCCGGCTGGGGACGCATCGGGCACGGATTGGAGGGCTCTCGACAAGTTCGTGGCGTCTCAGTTCATCAGCCACGGTGACACTGACACCCCCCCCAAGCAGGGATCCGGTTACTCCGATCCGGCGGTGCAGGTGTTTGAGCAGGCTgaggagaaggaagaagaggccTTGGAGTACGTGTCAACGTCGGCCTCCTGCGGAGGGGATAACGTCTTGTGGAAATAA